Proteins encoded together in one Planctomyces sp. SH-PL14 window:
- a CDS encoding prepilin-type N-terminal cleavage/methylation domain-containing protein, whose translation MLSRPLPRRRLSLRRHGTRSGFTLLEVLLAAALCAVLVAASFEAVHLNWTYRTAGEATRLESRLRLGLVEDLAFDLRAALAPDAEGLDRAVRPARSAGWSRADFSEQQLTIADDIPLRPIHFVGTPTSLLVLRGTPSPRFPAASRSTPVQQVVWWFGAAGAPRLPYAMSGTQKRMRSPAPPMTSPASGLLRTEWPVGTSETRPGVRIGSGDGGGTIPVESSVRSIGFRYFDGSAWRTGWNSCDDGALPRAVEVTLTLMEGDGLPLRCVVHLPQGRSVAGGETARPGTRHASLDR comes from the coding sequence ATGCTGTCCCGTCCTCTCCCCCGCCGTCGCCTCTCGCTTCGCCGCCACGGAACCCGGAGCGGCTTCACGCTGCTGGAAGTTCTGCTGGCCGCGGCGCTCTGCGCGGTCCTGGTGGCGGCGAGCTTCGAGGCGGTGCACCTCAACTGGACGTACCGCACCGCCGGCGAGGCGACGCGACTGGAGAGCCGGTTGCGGCTCGGTCTCGTCGAGGACCTGGCCTTTGACCTTCGCGCGGCCCTCGCCCCTGACGCAGAGGGGCTGGACCGGGCCGTGAGACCCGCTCGCTCAGCCGGCTGGTCGCGAGCCGACTTCTCGGAACAGCAGCTCACGATTGCCGACGACATCCCGCTCCGTCCGATCCATTTCGTCGGCACGCCGACCAGTCTCCTCGTGCTCCGCGGAACGCCCAGCCCGCGGTTCCCGGCCGCCTCCCGTTCAACCCCCGTCCAGCAGGTCGTGTGGTGGTTCGGAGCGGCCGGCGCCCCGCGGCTTCCCTACGCGATGAGCGGCACGCAGAAGCGGATGCGCTCGCCCGCTCCGCCGATGACCTCCCCCGCGAGCGGCCTTCTGCGGACTGAGTGGCCGGTGGGGACATCGGAGACACGGCCGGGAGTTCGGATCGGCTCCGGCGACGGAGGAGGGACGATTCCGGTGGAGTCGTCGGTGCGTTCCATCGGTTTTCGCTATTTCGACGGTTCCGCGTGGCGTACCGGCTGGAACAGTTGTGACGACGGCGCGCTCCCGCGGGCGGTCGAGGTGACCCTGACGTTGATGGAAGGGGACGGGCTCCCCCTGCGGTGTGTCGTACATTTGCCACAGGGCCGGTCCGTTGCCGGCGGGGAAACCGCGCGCCCTGGAACGCGCCACGCCAGCCTCGACCGCTGA
- a CDS encoding type II secretion system protein — protein sequence MFRHRHLERSRPPQAAFQSRRRGMTLLEVLLATAIMAIALTALGRRGFVAIRAAEKSRQQAEAVLIARSALDGLLAHTLRPAATETRWSDTSEWLWWSETAPSETAGLVTLRVHVREPAAPPRVPTLTLAQLVRPEDLPGR from the coding sequence ATGTTCCGACATCGACACCTCGAGCGGTCTCGTCCGCCACAAGCCGCGTTCCAATCGCGACGACGGGGGATGACGCTCCTCGAAGTCCTGCTCGCGACCGCCATCATGGCGATCGCGCTGACGGCCCTCGGACGGCGGGGGTTTGTCGCCATCCGGGCGGCGGAGAAGTCCCGCCAGCAGGCGGAGGCGGTCCTGATCGCCCGTTCGGCGCTCGATGGCCTGCTGGCCCACACGCTCCGTCCCGCCGCGACCGAGACCCGCTGGTCCGACACGAGCGAATGGTTGTGGTGGTCCGAGACCGCTCCGTCGGAGACCGCCGGTCTCGTGACGCTCCGCGTGCATGTCCGCGAACCAGCGGCCCCGCCGCGGGTGCCGACTCTGACCCTGGCCCAACTCGTCCGCCCCGAGGACCTCCCCGGCCGCTGA
- a CDS encoding GspH/FimT family pseudopilin produces MRLRTPIPVRTNRASTRQGFTLFEVLLVLGLVLALSSVVLPAVGRWQADAALRQGATDLQNTLIRLRTQAVSTGRSTGLEWTPGSPAYRLIRQSSGAQGTSGGWTREEGTLPTGVLFGNTPSRSGTPTSILYSADGIAADTEIPLVDADRRRARLRVRRLTGTVTVESDP; encoded by the coding sequence ATGCGACTGCGAACTCCCATCCCCGTTCGGACGAACCGCGCCTCCACGCGGCAGGGGTTCACGCTGTTTGAAGTTCTTCTTGTCCTCGGACTCGTCCTCGCCCTGTCGAGCGTCGTCCTCCCGGCGGTCGGACGCTGGCAGGCGGACGCCGCACTGCGGCAAGGGGCGACCGATCTCCAGAACACCCTGATCCGCCTCCGCACTCAGGCGGTCTCGACCGGCCGCTCCACCGGCCTCGAATGGACACCGGGCAGCCCCGCCTACCGCCTCATCCGGCAGTCGAGCGGAGCCCAGGGAACGTCCGGCGGCTGGACACGCGAGGAGGGGACGCTTCCCACCGGAGTCCTGTTCGGAAACACCCCGTCCCGTTCGGGAACGCCGACCTCGATCCTGTACTCGGCCGACGGCATCGCGGCCGACACCGAGATCCCGCTCGTCGATGCAGACCGGCGCCGCGCACGCCTTCGAGTCCGGCGTCTGACCGGCACCGTCACGGTTGAGAGCGATCCCTGA
- a CDS encoding cytochrome-c peroxidase has protein sequence MTKWLYYSRLRRALLMGLACSALGASVASATAPAKKGLLGLLLGQPGAPAPEGPEVENVAPGPLEDVKVPTPPDLDKYVKDNAAAIRLGKALFWDMQLGSDGKTACATCHWHAGADLRTVNQINPGVDEFGAEQRFFGRNYEFKAKDFPYHRLKNPHEPRSDKNPVVFDTSEIAGSQGVVKKQFTSIVEKSPVDKGQNIPDDIFNLSGTNIRQATGRNSPTNINAVFNDRNFWDGRANRFFNGVNIAGDMDPTARVWKASTTSPGLITSILGLLLGKKPTTTETISQVSILIDNSSLASQAVGPPLNSVEMSWLGRSFPEVGRKMLSLRPLALQQVHAKDSVLGTDRHTSGKGIKSAYADLIKAAFRDEWWNSSKLTPDGYTVMEANFTLFFGLAIQQYEATLVSDQTPFDKYAKGDKKALDKTELEGLAIFLNEGKCINCHGGAEFAGGTVSEVRGDEIEFMPMQVGEAFYDNGYYNIGVRPTAEDLGVGAINPDFGPLALSRRVQQGQSPKGINKPNIGRNDRIAVDGAFKTPTLRNIELTGPYFHNGGQRTLKEVVMFYARRGDFFQENIKDLDPDVDGIPEIRGDNKKIDALVAFLKALTDDRVKFQKAPFDHPELILPNGHTGVSGGVAIDDDFVLPAVGASGGAAFKSFEERVK, from the coding sequence ATGACGAAATGGCTTTACTATTCCAGGCTGCGACGGGCCCTCCTGATGGGCCTCGCCTGCAGCGCGCTGGGAGCTTCGGTTGCCTCCGCGACCGCTCCAGCGAAGAAAGGCCTGTTGGGCCTCCTGTTGGGCCAGCCGGGGGCCCCGGCTCCGGAAGGACCCGAGGTCGAGAACGTGGCTCCCGGTCCTCTCGAAGACGTGAAGGTCCCGACGCCGCCCGACCTCGACAAGTACGTCAAGGACAACGCCGCGGCCATCCGGCTCGGGAAGGCGCTGTTCTGGGACATGCAGCTGGGAAGCGACGGCAAGACCGCCTGCGCGACGTGCCACTGGCACGCCGGGGCCGACCTGCGGACGGTCAATCAGATCAATCCCGGTGTCGACGAGTTCGGGGCGGAGCAGCGGTTCTTTGGCCGGAACTATGAGTTCAAGGCGAAGGACTTTCCGTACCACCGCCTGAAGAACCCGCACGAGCCGCGTTCCGACAAGAACCCCGTCGTGTTCGACACGAGCGAGATCGCCGGCTCGCAGGGCGTGGTCAAGAAGCAGTTCACGAGCATTGTCGAGAAGTCCCCCGTCGACAAGGGGCAGAACATTCCCGACGACATCTTCAACCTGAGCGGGACCAACATCCGCCAGGCGACAGGCCGCAACAGCCCGACCAACATCAACGCGGTCTTCAACGACCGGAACTTCTGGGACGGCCGGGCCAACCGGTTCTTCAACGGCGTGAACATCGCCGGCGACATGGACCCGACCGCCCGCGTCTGGAAGGCCTCCACGACGAGCCCCGGCCTCATCACCTCGATCCTCGGCCTCCTGCTCGGCAAGAAGCCGACCACGACCGAGACGATCAGCCAGGTGTCGATCCTGATCGACAATTCCTCGCTGGCGTCCCAGGCGGTCGGCCCGCCGCTGAACTCCGTGGAGATGAGCTGGCTCGGCCGCTCGTTCCCGGAAGTCGGCCGCAAGATGCTCTCGCTCCGACCGCTGGCTCTGCAGCAGGTCCATGCCAAGGACAGCGTCCTCGGCACCGACCGGCACACCTCCGGCAAGGGGATCAAGTCCGCCTACGCTGACCTGATCAAGGCGGCGTTCCGGGACGAGTGGTGGAACAGCTCCAAGCTGACGCCGGATGGCTACACCGTGATGGAAGCCAACTTCACGCTGTTCTTCGGCCTGGCGATCCAGCAGTACGAAGCGACCCTGGTCTCCGACCAGACGCCGTTCGACAAGTACGCCAAGGGGGACAAGAAGGCCCTCGACAAGACGGAACTCGAAGGACTGGCGATCTTCCTGAACGAAGGGAAGTGCATCAACTGCCACGGAGGAGCCGAGTTCGCCGGCGGAACGGTCAGCGAAGTCCGCGGCGACGAGATCGAGTTCATGCCGATGCAGGTCGGCGAAGCCTTCTATGACAACGGATACTACAACATCGGCGTCCGGCCGACGGCGGAGGACCTCGGCGTCGGGGCGATCAACCCTGACTTCGGACCCCTGGCTCTCAGCCGCCGCGTCCAGCAGGGTCAGAGCCCCAAGGGGATCAACAAGCCGAACATCGGACGGAACGATCGCATCGCCGTCGACGGGGCCTTCAAAACTCCAACGCTGCGAAACATCGAACTGACCGGCCCGTACTTCCACAACGGCGGACAGCGGACGCTGAAGGAAGTCGTGATGTTCTACGCCCGCCGCGGCGACTTCTTCCAGGAGAACATCAAGGACCTCGATCCGGATGTCGACGGCATCCCCGAGATCCGCGGTGACAACAAGAAGATCGACGCCCTCGTCGCCTTCCTGAAGGCCCTGACGGACGACCGGGTCAAGTTCCAGAAGGCTCCGTTCGACCATCCCGAACTGATCCTGCCGAACGGCCACACGGGTGTCTCCGGAGGCGTCGCCATCGACGACGACTTCGTGCTCCCCGCCGTCGGTGCCTCGGGGGGAGCGGCCTTCAAGTCGTTCGAAGAACGCGTCAAGTGA
- a CDS encoding GspE/PulE family protein: protein MSSVQPSDAPVRPATAPLHGAAAPTGPALLTSPSDEIAAVAALARRFALPYRDLEGFAVDRTLIERFPGRILFERNVLPLTRTADRVTLAISDPYDLETPDQLTALTGDYIDVVLAPQPQIQRHLRAVLGVGGGTVGDLLAQSADGLDTFDDLGSGDDASGASAVIRLVNELLGDAVDQRASDIHLEPEGDQLSVRFRVDGLLRPQNVPAEIHRFRASIVSRLKIMARLNIAEKRLPQDGRIKLVLQGREIDVRVSVIPMLDGEGIVMRLLDKSRSLVDLSRIEFSPAIGERWNKLIRRSHGLLLVTGPTGSGKTTTLYSSLTSIRNPATKIITVEDPVEYNLPGINQIQVQSKIDLTFAAGLRSILRHDPDVVLIGEIRDGETAASAIQASMTGHLVFSTLHTNDSVSALSRLVDLGVEPYLVASTVEGVLAQRLVRRLCLKCREPYIPDSDDLPGDQQVLRGRTIYRAVGCRDCFGAGYLGRVAIFELLQTDRTIRQLCTRKASTDELKAHAESAGMQTLRQSGLARVQEGQTSLDEVLRVCSTGDD, encoded by the coding sequence ATGTCCTCCGTCCAGCCTTCTGACGCCCCCGTTCGGCCCGCCACGGCTCCCCTCCACGGCGCGGCCGCTCCGACCGGGCCGGCGCTCCTGACGAGCCCCAGCGACGAGATCGCCGCGGTCGCGGCCCTCGCCCGGCGGTTCGCCCTTCCGTATCGCGACCTCGAAGGCTTCGCGGTCGACCGGACCCTCATCGAGCGGTTTCCCGGCCGGATCCTTTTTGAACGGAACGTCCTCCCGCTCACCCGGACCGCCGATCGCGTGACGCTCGCGATCAGCGATCCCTACGACCTCGAAACACCCGACCAGCTCACCGCCCTCACCGGCGACTACATCGACGTCGTCCTCGCTCCTCAGCCGCAGATCCAGCGGCACCTCCGCGCGGTCCTGGGGGTCGGCGGCGGAACGGTCGGCGATCTCCTGGCCCAATCGGCCGACGGCCTCGACACCTTCGACGACCTGGGGAGCGGCGACGACGCCTCCGGGGCCTCGGCGGTCATCCGGCTCGTGAACGAACTCCTCGGCGACGCCGTGGACCAGCGGGCGAGCGACATCCACCTCGAACCGGAAGGGGACCAGCTCTCGGTCCGGTTCCGCGTCGACGGCCTGCTCCGGCCGCAGAACGTCCCGGCCGAGATCCACCGCTTCCGGGCCTCGATCGTCAGCCGGCTCAAGATCATGGCCCGGCTCAACATTGCCGAGAAGCGGCTCCCGCAGGACGGCCGGATCAAGCTGGTTCTCCAGGGCCGCGAGATCGACGTCCGCGTCTCCGTGATCCCGATGCTCGACGGCGAGGGGATCGTGATGCGGCTCCTCGACAAGTCCCGCAGCCTCGTCGACCTGTCGCGGATCGAGTTCTCTCCGGCGATCGGCGAACGGTGGAACAAGCTCATCCGCCGCTCGCACGGCCTCCTGCTGGTGACCGGCCCCACCGGCAGCGGTAAGACGACCACCCTCTACAGCTCCCTGACGTCGATCCGCAATCCCGCGACGAAGATCATCACCGTCGAGGACCCGGTCGAATACAACCTCCCCGGGATCAACCAGATCCAGGTCCAGTCGAAAATCGACCTGACCTTCGCGGCCGGGCTCCGCAGCATCCTCCGCCACGACCCGGACGTCGTGCTGATCGGAGAAATCCGCGACGGCGAGACGGCGGCGAGCGCCATCCAGGCCTCGATGACCGGGCACCTCGTCTTCAGCACGCTCCACACGAACGACTCGGTGAGCGCTCTCAGCCGGCTCGTCGATCTGGGGGTCGAGCCGTACCTCGTCGCCAGCACGGTCGAAGGGGTGCTGGCGCAGCGGCTCGTCCGCCGGCTGTGCCTCAAGTGCCGCGAGCCCTACATCCCCGACAGCGACGATCTGCCGGGGGACCAGCAGGTCCTCCGCGGCCGGACGATTTACCGCGCCGTCGGCTGCCGGGACTGCTTCGGCGCCGGCTACCTGGGGCGGGTCGCGATCTTCGAACTGCTCCAGACCGACCGCACGATCCGCCAGCTCTGCACGCGGAAGGCGAGCACCGACGAACTCAAGGCCCACGCCGAATCCGCCGGCATGCAGACCCTTCGACAGTCGGGCCTGGCCCGCGTCCAGGAAGGCCAGACCAGTCTCGATGAAGTCCTCCGCGTCTGCTCCACCGGCGACGACTGA
- the gspG gene encoding type II secretion system major pseudopilin GspG codes for MTRTRLSRTRRLARAGQRRSAFTLMEVLLVLAIMGVIMSMVVPKLVGRQQYANIDATRISIRGVEQAIKLYSLDHTGKYPTTQQGLKVLVAKEGQDTRWRGPYLEREALDAWGQPLQYTFPGSKTPGSPDILSAGPDRQFNTPDDIGNWAEGA; via the coding sequence ATGACCCGCACTCGACTCTCTCGAACCCGACGCCTGGCCCGAGCCGGCCAGCGCCGGTCTGCATTTACCCTGATGGAAGTGCTTCTCGTCCTGGCGATCATGGGGGTCATCATGTCGATGGTCGTCCCCAAGCTCGTCGGACGGCAGCAGTACGCCAACATCGACGCCACCCGGATCAGCATCCGCGGGGTCGAGCAGGCGATCAAGCTCTACTCGCTGGACCACACCGGGAAGTACCCGACGACGCAGCAGGGGCTGAAGGTCCTCGTCGCCAAGGAGGGACAGGATACGCGGTGGCGGGGTCCGTATCTGGAGCGGGAAGCGCTCGACGCCTGGGGCCAGCCGCTTCAGTACACGTTCCCCGGGAGCAAGACTCCCGGCTCGCCCGACATTTTGTCGGCGGGTCCCGACCGGCAGTTCAACACGCCGGACGATATCGGCAACTGGGCGGAAGGGGCCTAG
- a CDS encoding type II secretion system F family protein, translating into MPQFRYTAVLATGQPQSGLLTADSRQAAFDMLQGERLFPVSVEESGEARRSGGRVPAAPLTAAFSSLADLLDSGVPLLRALEVLVEQTTHPALKTVLAEVRHQVSDGRALAAALRTFPAIFSDLAVSMVRAGEEGGFLEESLQRVATFTQRQEELKGRVMGALAYPAFLTGVGAIVVTGMIVFFVPRFEPLFARMRDQGELPWVTSALLETSALLGRYGLWIVLGAAVLGVALRNSLRSSDLKSLRDGLLLKIPAAGTILRGLAISRFCRVLGTLLTNGVPMLRSLEIARGATGNTVLSEAIARASENVSSGRTLSAPLAASGQFPSEVIEMVRVAETSNRLESVLLTIADRLEQKTQARLDLAVKLLEPAMMLVMAVVIGFLVIALLMPVFTGGGGLG; encoded by the coding sequence GTGCCTCAGTTCCGCTACACCGCCGTCCTCGCCACCGGTCAGCCCCAGTCGGGTCTGCTGACCGCCGACTCGCGCCAGGCGGCGTTCGACATGCTGCAGGGGGAACGGCTCTTCCCCGTGAGCGTGGAAGAAAGCGGCGAAGCCCGCCGGTCCGGGGGACGCGTTCCTGCCGCCCCCCTGACCGCCGCCTTCTCGTCGCTCGCCGACCTGCTCGACTCCGGGGTGCCGCTGCTGCGGGCCCTGGAAGTCCTCGTCGAACAGACCACGCATCCCGCCCTCAAGACGGTCCTCGCCGAAGTCCGGCATCAGGTCTCCGACGGACGGGCCCTCGCGGCCGCGCTCCGGACGTTTCCCGCGATCTTCTCCGACCTCGCGGTCAGCATGGTCCGCGCGGGCGAAGAAGGGGGCTTCCTCGAAGAGTCTCTCCAGCGGGTGGCGACCTTTACCCAGCGGCAGGAGGAACTGAAGGGCCGGGTCATGGGAGCGCTCGCCTATCCGGCGTTCCTGACCGGCGTCGGGGCGATCGTCGTGACCGGAATGATCGTGTTCTTCGTCCCGCGGTTCGAACCGCTGTTTGCCCGGATGCGGGACCAGGGGGAACTGCCGTGGGTCACGTCGGCCCTGCTGGAAACGAGCGCCCTTCTGGGGCGCTACGGCCTGTGGATCGTTCTGGGGGCCGCGGTGCTCGGGGTCGCCCTCCGCAACTCGCTGCGGTCGAGCGACCTCAAGAGTCTTCGGGACGGACTGCTGCTGAAGATTCCCGCCGCGGGGACCATCCTCCGCGGGCTGGCGATCTCCCGTTTCTGCCGCGTCCTGGGGACGCTCCTGACGAACGGCGTTCCGATGCTCCGCTCGCTGGAGATCGCCCGCGGCGCGACCGGCAACACGGTCCTGAGCGAGGCGATCGCCCGCGCCTCCGAGAACGTCTCGTCGGGCCGGACGCTGTCGGCTCCGCTGGCCGCGAGCGGCCAGTTCCCGTCGGAGGTGATCGAGATGGTCCGGGTCGCCGAGACCTCGAACCGCCTCGAATCGGTCCTGCTGACGATCGCCGACCGGCTGGAGCAGAAGACCCAGGCCCGGCTCGACCTCGCCGTCAAACTCCTCGAACCGGCCATGATGCTCGTCATGGCGGTCGTGATCGGATTCCTTGTCATTGCCCTGTTGATGCCGGTCTTCACCGGCGGAGGCGGCCTCGGCTGA
- a CDS encoding type II secretion system protein GspK yields MLVLVLAIIAALSFSVFSFSETTLNDYEAMRSSVDQVQLRAAAASGIAAVRTRLAADDLTMPPRSGVVVREPGESVSYAIVASLEAAADKDAPALFDESARFNPNALSLKPSRLRESRERLLALPGLTPDIASGLLGWMSRPDELTKTNPATTVDPDEPPRRRFRRLDELLEVSGLTPALLYGADRNANGLRDPDELESRDGRLDRGLSELMTVTAWESTIAPTGEAKIDLNRRDLAGLYDTLRARMPREIALFVVASRCAPLDYDNEAAPRPVDADSERLARLDSAAERLRRQLGPATDDEAAQVNARDLVRDGLPLPIDPPFRLESLLSLAGGKIQIRIADEDRLLRSPWAADAGGIERLLTQLEPIATAVSGPGNRHEGRINIQFAPLPVLRTIPGMSESLARAILARRRPQSRDQQTIAWLARESLVTPAELRRLAPYITVRGSVWSGVALGLREGRTAAAPTAFVVARRGPTTDLLQQTDLPMIPFSSAWSTPAGGPTR; encoded by the coding sequence GTGCTCGTGCTCGTCCTGGCGATCATCGCGGCCCTCTCGTTCTCCGTCTTCTCCTTCTCCGAAACGACCCTCAACGACTACGAGGCGATGCGAAGCTCGGTCGACCAGGTCCAGCTCCGGGCGGCGGCCGCTTCGGGGATCGCGGCGGTCCGGACACGCCTCGCGGCGGACGACCTCACGATGCCCCCCCGCTCCGGCGTCGTCGTCCGCGAGCCGGGAGAGTCGGTCTCGTACGCGATCGTCGCCTCGCTGGAGGCGGCGGCCGACAAGGACGCTCCCGCGCTGTTCGACGAGTCGGCCCGCTTCAACCCGAACGCGCTCTCGCTCAAGCCGTCGCGGCTCCGGGAGTCGCGGGAACGGCTCCTCGCCCTCCCCGGCCTGACTCCCGACATCGCCTCCGGACTCCTGGGCTGGATGTCCCGGCCTGACGAACTCACAAAGACGAACCCCGCGACCACCGTCGATCCGGACGAGCCGCCGCGGCGACGGTTCCGGCGTCTCGATGAACTCCTGGAAGTCTCCGGCCTGACGCCGGCCCTTCTGTACGGCGCGGACCGCAACGCCAATGGCCTTCGCGACCCCGATGAGCTGGAGAGCCGCGACGGGCGCCTTGACCGCGGACTCTCCGAGCTGATGACCGTCACGGCCTGGGAGAGCACGATCGCGCCGACCGGCGAGGCGAAGATCGACCTCAATCGCCGCGATCTGGCGGGGCTCTACGACACGCTCCGGGCCCGGATGCCGCGGGAGATCGCCCTGTTCGTCGTCGCGAGCCGCTGCGCCCCGCTGGACTACGACAACGAAGCGGCCCCTCGCCCGGTCGACGCCGATTCGGAGCGGCTGGCCCGTCTCGATTCGGCGGCAGAGCGGCTCCGGCGGCAGCTCGGGCCGGCGACGGACGATGAGGCCGCGCAGGTCAATGCGCGGGATCTCGTTCGCGACGGTCTCCCACTGCCGATCGATCCTCCGTTCCGTCTCGAATCGCTGCTCAGCCTCGCCGGAGGAAAGATCCAGATCCGGATCGCCGATGAAGACCGCCTGCTCCGCAGTCCGTGGGCCGCCGACGCGGGCGGGATCGAACGGCTGCTGACGCAGCTCGAACCGATCGCCACCGCGGTCTCGGGACCGGGGAACCGGCACGAAGGGCGGATCAACATCCAGTTCGCGCCGCTGCCGGTGTTGCGGACGATCCCCGGGATGAGCGAGTCCCTGGCTCGGGCCATCCTGGCCCGCCGCCGGCCGCAGAGCCGCGATCAACAGACGATCGCCTGGCTCGCCCGCGAATCGCTCGTCACACCGGCAGAGCTTCGCCGCCTCGCCCCCTACATCACGGTCCGGGGGAGCGTCTGGAGCGGCGTCGCGCTCGGCCTCCGCGAAGGCCGGACCGCCGCCGCCCCGACCGCCTTCGTCGTCGCCCGCCGCGGCCCGACGACCGACCTCCTGCAGCAGACCGACCTCCCGATGATCCCCTTCTCCTCCGCCTGGAGCACCCCCGCCGGAGGACCGACGCGATGA